Genomic window (Daucus carota subsp. sativus chromosome 5, DH1 v3.0, whole genome shotgun sequence):
taatttgtaattttataatagTGCACtgcaaatataaatgataaatatatagaGGTTAGGGATCGCAATGTGAGACATAATCAACacaattttataattcatatattataatgaaattgaaatatatttctgaatacaATTCGATCCGCGACCCAAAATTGTCATcggatataaaaaatttatggaCCATGTGAAAGCATGTATGGGTTTATATTAAAAAAGGTGTTTGTCCCCTCCAATCAACTAGAGTGTCAAttatactttttaaaataaaaaaaaactagagTGCCAATTATAGTTCAGGTCCTAGATGTGTATGATACTTCTATATTTGGAAATAATTGATGAAAAACGAGTAATTTTAGATATTCgaaattttgttttcaaatttatacattaattaattttaattgaatagttGATATGCATAAACAGATTTCATTATTATTACAACGAATTGATGAATCATATATgttatgaattatatttgtgAAAATCACTTGAGAATATTTTGCTGGGTATCTACCGTTCTCCTTTAACAAGCTCACAGAGATAGGCAGATAGCTCTGGCCTCTGGATGAATTTATGAGTTAATTATTATCACTAATTTACTTCTGCTTCAGTTgcaataattttaaaagtagATAATTACGCGTTACTTTAAGCAAGCAGGTTCACAGAAAACATCAAACACGTCCAATATTATGGGAAATTACGTACATACACCGCTGAGCATGACAACCGAAAATCAAAATGTCATGGTTAAAGTGACATTTATCGATCCGATCGGACAtgcattttatttaataatactaCTGCTACAACCAATTATACCAAAGAAGTAGCGAATAGTAGTATTATATACAAGTAAGCTGCATGCAGCTCTCTAGTTCTGTGGCTTAACTTGAGCAGTTGTGGCCTCAAGTGCTTTTGCTTCAGCTGCAGAGCAACACCTTCCGTGGCAGTAGTGGTAGCATGATCCGCCGTGATGGCCTCCTCCGTTGTTGTAACCTCCTCCTCCGTTGTGGTGGCCTCCTCCGTTGTTGTAACCTCCTCCTCCGTTGTGGTAGCCTCCTCCGTTGTTGTAGCCGCCACCTCCGTTGTGGTAGCCTCCTCCGTTGTTGTAACCGCCTCCTCCGTTGTGGTAGCCGCCTCCGTTGTTGTAACCGCCTCCTCCGTTGTGGTAGCCGCCTCCGTTATTGTAGCCCTCAGCTGCAATTCGAAGTTACATTtgtgttattatatataatagtcGTTAAATACCCGTGACGGAACCAAGATTATAAAACAAtatgtttaaatttatatttagctAAGTTTTCAGGGCAATTCTTACTAAACTTTAACtagaatttataatttttaaaaaaatctgtaCCGAATCGTAATTAGCTAGCTCCACTTTGATTCGGCCACTGAGTATACCGTCCTTAATAAATATAACAATTTAAGTAAAAGACTTACTCTTAGCTGCCGTTTCAGCTAACTCTCTAGCTGCAACTTCTGAGCTAATGAGAAGAGCAAAAGCAATGGACAGACCAAGAAGTAGAAAGATTTTAGAACCCATATTTGCTTTCAAGTTGGGGCTTTGTGAAATGAGATGCAAGAGCTGAATGGTGAGAAGAATAGGTGTGTGAGGTTTCTATTTATAGGCTCGGGAAATAACTGTAGctgaaattaataattatgaaattcaatttattttcatatttttaatatacatggACGACTGCTGGCTTGCTGCAATAACTGCATACAAGTACTCCATAGTCCATACAACATGCACTGATAATCACGTTACCGACTTTGTTATGTGCACAGTGTCGTGATCTTCAATTTTGAGTTATATATTATCCgctcattaaatataatttatttatatttaatataaaaactatatatTTAAGTTCAGGCATCAAGCATGCATAACTCGCCAAAATTACTAAGCAGCTACTTGCTAGATTGGTTCATGCATACCAATACCGATACGAATACTAGTATCGTGTTTTCATGCATGCATACCGATACTGGTTGATAGTGACAAATTTATCTCAGAGAATGcgaaaatatatagaaatgtattcacaaataaataatataagcaTTACTCCCATtatattttacttatatttcacAAATATATCGTAATGATAAGATGAGAAGGATTTTTTGAAGAAACTCTTTAACTATAGTAAGATTCTCTCCATACTTTTTGGACTTTGCCATGTCTAATTAATTTCATCACATTTTTCTCAATATTCTTTAAACATATACAtttgtttagtttattttacaatatttttccATGGAGAAATCAGTATATTTAATATCAACATTTTGTGAGGGCTTAATGATTTTTTGAATACTTTTATATTACATATTGTTTTATacaattttgatatattattattattattattattatagttgtCTTTTTAACATATACTCCCAACTCAtgtattactttttatttttgatagatTTTTAAATGTCAATTATTATTACTTGTATAATTGCTGTTGAGTACGTTTGAAATTCTTATATTGTCTTTAAACAGATAAATgttttattaatatcttttatattaacatatcatgaaatatatttaaaaagttattatttttattgattttttatgtTGAAATCCATGACACTTTCCATCAAATTGAAAATCACTTTTTTGCCCCCAACATTATGAAAGATTTGCTTTctctaataataatttttaaatcaaaactcTCAAAATTCACCAATGTCAAACTGTATCCTGAATTGTTGCAACATCATCACATCGATCGAAGAAGATATATAAACATGCAAAGACATCTTATATGAGATTATTTTTTGCGCCACGATATACAGGGAGttaatttttttggaaaaagtCATACTAATTTGTGTGAACGCTATACAACTGTCCTAGGTGGCCCAATATCCTTGCTTAAAAATGACTCTGACATTGGGCGCTTGGGtgggtttaaaataaatgtttcttgtttaaaataaaaaagtaaaatagaagttagaagcaagttaagacttataaatgattaaagtgtttgaaaaataagtGGAAGTTATGAAACAAAAtgtagcattcctaactttctACAAGTGCttcttattttttatacaaacagtacgaataagtgtttataacttataaactcGGAAGCTAGCTTTTAAAggtaaacaaacacccacattATTGATCCGGTTCTGGACAAATAATACTGGAATCCCGGTTTTTGAAAGTCAAAGAAGTCGGTAGTGACATTTATGAGACGGTGTGTGTTGGCAGGCAATGGAGGTCGAGTTCGAATTATCAAATAGTACAAAATCTCATTAACACGAGATTGTCAAGTTGCATGCAGCCGACGCAAAAATCTCAATAAATTTACTTCGATTTGGATTTGGTCCACCGGTTCCGTAGTCGGGCTTTCTTCTATTATTTTGACTTATGAGTCAGTACAGTTCGCCGGCCCGTTGAATTGTTCATAGATCATTTTTTCCGTTTTTAATCTACTGTGTGTCCCCTTTTAATCTC
Coding sequences:
- the LOC108220164 gene encoding glycine-rich protein DC9.1; protein product: MGSKIFLLLGLSIAFALLISSEVAARELAETAAKTEGYNNGGGYHNGGGGYNNGGGYHNGGGGYNNGGGYHNGGGGYNNGGGYHNGGGGYNNGGGHHNGGGGYNNGGGHHGGSCYHYCHGRCCSAAEAKALEATTAQVKPQN